A region of Pseudomonas sp. Marseille-Q3773 DNA encodes the following proteins:
- a CDS encoding DUF3182 family protein: MTMPNVYAPKSGVVLLDTRGHTPDHEHAVHLKLAEGLACLLGCPHVQPSQPPTAADGYYYLPTETLVDPRRQSALGIQSEHDLFGGLVAYPYMATKAISHPLPGGASFPPGWTDAFARHASDALLRGYTVFSKADARNAARLLLLDGPLRIKPVLACAGRGQEVITALDALEPLLAGMDDRELALWGLVLEEDLSEVQTFSVGQVRVAGQTCSYHGTQHLTRDHQGIEVYGGSDLVLVRGGYDALLQLPLEDHVRLAINQAIVYEQAAERHLPGFIASRRNYDIARGFTAQGHLRSGVLEQSWRLGGASSAELLALQAFADDPALQQVRASTHEVFGTPELPTDATLFYQGNDSELGQLSKFARIREYDHSE, translated from the coding sequence ATGACCATGCCCAACGTCTACGCCCCTAAAAGCGGCGTGGTGCTGCTCGACACCCGGGGGCACACCCCCGACCACGAGCATGCCGTGCATCTCAAGCTTGCCGAAGGCCTGGCCTGCCTGCTGGGTTGCCCGCATGTGCAGCCCAGCCAGCCGCCGACCGCCGCCGATGGCTACTATTACCTGCCCACCGAAACCTTGGTCGACCCCAGGCGCCAGTCCGCCCTGGGCATCCAAAGCGAACACGACCTGTTCGGCGGCCTGGTCGCCTACCCCTACATGGCGACCAAGGCAATCTCACACCCATTGCCAGGCGGGGCCAGTTTCCCTCCGGGCTGGACCGATGCCTTCGCCCGGCACGCCAGCGACGCCCTGTTGCGCGGCTACACAGTGTTCAGCAAAGCCGACGCGCGCAACGCTGCACGCCTGCTGCTGCTGGACGGCCCTTTGCGGATCAAGCCGGTGCTGGCTTGTGCAGGCCGCGGGCAAGAGGTCATTACCGCGCTGGATGCGCTTGAACCACTGCTGGCCGGCATGGATGACCGGGAGCTGGCACTGTGGGGGCTGGTGCTCGAAGAAGACCTGAGCGAGGTGCAGACCTTCAGCGTCGGTCAGGTACGCGTCGCCGGGCAGACCTGCAGTTACCACGGCACCCAGCACCTGACCCGCGATCATCAGGGTATCGAAGTCTATGGCGGCTCCGACCTGGTGCTGGTGCGCGGCGGCTACGACGCGCTACTGCAGCTGCCACTGGAGGACCACGTGCGCCTGGCCATCAACCAGGCAATCGTCTATGAGCAGGCGGCCGAACGGCACCTGCCCGGCTTCATCGCCTCCCGCCGCAACTACGACATCGCCCGCGGCTTCACCGCCCAGGGTCACTTGCGCAGCGGAGTACTCGAACAATCCTGGCGACTGGGCGGCGCCAGCAGTGCCGAACTGCTGGCCTTGCAAGCCTTTGCCGACGACCCGGCCCTGCAACAGGTGCGAGCTTCCACCCATGAAGTAT
- a CDS encoding aminopeptidase P family protein, with amino-acid sequence MNVQTTFEQSVPQRLAQVRQAMVAEGIDALLVPSADPHLSEYLPGYWQGRRWLSGFHGSVGTLVVTAGFAGLWVDSRYWEQAEHELSGTGIELMRLLPGKPGALEWLGDNVEPDGSVAVDGAVMALSSARQLGERLKLRGARLVTDKDLLEQVWDGRPALPGNPIYQHLPPHATVSRAEKLQQLRHSLQAKGADWHFIASLDDIAWLFNLRGSDVSYNPVFLAFALISQQQAVLFVGLDKLDDHLRQVLDADGIEVRDYAEAGTALGALQAGSRLLVDPARVTCGLLDNLAAGVELIEGINPTTLSKACKGEDDLVYIRQAMEQDGAALCEFFAWLEARLGQEVITELSVDEQLRAARARRPGFVSLSFATIAAFNGNGAMPHYRATEQSHAVIEGDGLLLIDSGGQYLGGTTDITRMVPVGSPSLQQKQDCTRVLKGMIALSRASFPRGVLSPLLDAIARAPIWADQVDYGHGTGHGVGYFMNVHEGPQVIAYQAAPTPQTAMQPGMISSIEPGTYRPGQWGVRIENLVATREAGKSAFGEFLNFETLTLCPIDTRCLLPELLTREELDWLNGYHAQVRGRLAPLLQGEALAWLQARTAPV; translated from the coding sequence ATGAACGTTCAGACCACCTTTGAGCAAAGCGTGCCGCAGCGCTTGGCGCAGGTTCGCCAGGCCATGGTCGCAGAAGGCATCGATGCCCTGCTGGTGCCCTCGGCCGACCCCCATCTTTCTGAATACCTGCCGGGCTACTGGCAGGGGCGGCGATGGCTGTCTGGGTTCCACGGCTCAGTGGGCACGCTGGTGGTCACGGCTGGTTTTGCCGGGTTATGGGTCGATAGCCGGTATTGGGAACAGGCGGAGCATGAGCTGTCAGGCACCGGCATCGAATTGATGAGGCTGCTGCCAGGCAAGCCTGGCGCGCTGGAATGGCTGGGCGATAACGTCGAGCCCGATGGCAGCGTGGCCGTGGATGGTGCGGTCATGGCCTTGTCGTCGGCACGCCAGCTGGGCGAGCGGCTGAAGCTGCGCGGGGCACGACTGGTGACAGACAAGGACCTGCTGGAGCAGGTCTGGGATGGGCGCCCGGCGCTGCCGGGCAACCCGATTTACCAGCACTTGCCGCCCCACGCGACGGTCAGCCGGGCGGAAAAACTCCAGCAGTTGCGCCACAGCCTGCAGGCCAAGGGGGCCGACTGGCATTTCATCGCCAGCCTGGATGACATCGCCTGGCTGTTCAATCTGCGCGGCAGTGATGTGTCCTATAACCCGGTGTTCCTGGCCTTCGCCCTGATCAGCCAGCAGCAAGCCGTCCTGTTCGTTGGCCTGGACAAGCTCGATGACCATCTGCGCCAGGTGCTGGACGCCGATGGCATCGAGGTGCGCGACTACGCCGAGGCAGGCACGGCCCTTGGCGCCCTGCAGGCCGGCAGCCGCTTGCTGGTCGACCCGGCCCGGGTCACTTGTGGCCTGCTGGATAACCTGGCCGCCGGGGTTGAACTGATCGAGGGGATCAACCCCACCACCCTGAGCAAAGCGTGCAAAGGTGAGGACGACCTGGTTTACATCCGGCAGGCGATGGAGCAGGACGGCGCAGCCTTGTGCGAATTCTTCGCCTGGCTCGAAGCCCGTCTCGGTCAGGAAGTCATTACCGAACTCTCCGTCGACGAACAGCTGCGGGCCGCGCGTGCCCGCCGTCCAGGCTTTGTTTCGTTGAGTTTCGCGACCATTGCCGCCTTCAATGGCAACGGCGCCATGCCGCATTACCGCGCCACTGAACAGTCGCACGCGGTCATCGAGGGCGATGGCCTGCTGCTGATCGATTCGGGTGGGCAATACCTGGGCGGTACCACCGACATCACCCGCATGGTGCCGGTAGGCAGCCCCAGCCTGCAGCAGAAGCAGGACTGCACGCGCGTGCTCAAGGGCATGATTGCCCTTTCGCGTGCCAGTTTCCCGCGTGGCGTGCTGTCGCCCTTGCTCGACGCCATTGCGCGGGCACCGATCTGGGCTGACCAGGTGGATTACGGCCACGGCACCGGGCATGGGGTGGGTTACTTCATGAACGTGCACGAGGGGCCGCAGGTGATTGCCTATCAGGCGGCGCCCACACCGCAGACCGCGATGCAGCCGGGCATGATCAGCTCGATCGAGCCAGGCACTTACCGCCCAGGGCAGTGGGGCGTGCGCATCGAGAACCTGGTCGCCACGCGCGAGGCCGGCAAGAGCGCGTTTGGCGAGTTCCTCAACTTCGAGACCCTGACGCTGTGCCCGATCGACACCCGTTGCCTGTTGCCCGAACTGCTGACCAGAGAGGAATTGGACTGGTTGAATGGTTACCACGCCCAGGTGCGTGGGCGACTGGCACCGTTGCTCCAGGGCGAAGCGCTGGCCTGGCTTCAAGCGCGTACTGCGCCGGTGTAA
- the rhtA gene encoding threonine/homoserine exporter RhtA, with translation MNTQPRSLAATLFPIGLLLIAMASIQSGASLAKSMFPIVGAQGTTTLRLIFASIIMLLILRPWRVRMTGNTLRNVIIYGLALGGMNFLFYMALRTVPIGIAVALEFTGPLAVAIFSSRRPIDFLWIALAIVGLLLLLPAGDGGQALDPVGAAYALGAGVCWALYILFGQRAGAEHGIQSAALGVVVAALFVAPIGIAHAGSTLLTPAVIPMALGVAVLSTALPYSLEMVALTRIPARTFGTLMSIEPAFGALSGLLFLGEVLTLTQWLAILAIITASVGTTLSMRKEPSPAVAAD, from the coding sequence ATGAACACCCAACCCCGCAGCCTGGCCGCTACCCTCTTCCCGATCGGCCTGCTGCTCATCGCCATGGCCTCGATACAGTCCGGTGCCTCCCTGGCCAAAAGCATGTTCCCCATCGTTGGCGCACAAGGCACGACCACCCTGCGCCTGATCTTCGCCAGCATCATCATGCTGTTGATACTGCGCCCGTGGCGCGTCCGCATGACCGGCAACACCCTGCGCAACGTGATCATCTATGGCCTGGCGCTGGGTGGCATGAACTTCCTCTTCTATATGGCCCTGCGCACGGTACCGATCGGCATCGCCGTGGCACTGGAATTCACCGGGCCGCTGGCGGTGGCGATCTTCTCCTCGCGTCGGCCAATCGACTTCCTGTGGATTGCCCTGGCCATCGTCGGCCTACTGCTGTTGCTGCCGGCTGGCGATGGCGGGCAAGCCCTCGACCCGGTCGGCGCAGCCTATGCCCTGGGCGCCGGTGTGTGCTGGGCCCTGTACATCCTGTTCGGGCAACGGGCCGGGGCCGAGCACGGCATCCAGAGCGCGGCGCTGGGGGTGGTGGTGGCTGCACTGTTCGTCGCCCCCATCGGTATTGCCCACGCTGGCAGTACCTTGCTCACGCCTGCGGTGATCCCCATGGCCCTGGGCGTTGCGGTGCTGTCCACCGCCCTGCCCTACAGCCTGGAGATGGTCGCGCTAACGCGCATTCCGGCGCGCACCTTCGGCACCCTCATGAGCATCGAACCGGCGTTCGGCGCGCTGTCCGGCCTGCTGTTTCTCGGCGAGGTGCTGACGCTCACCCAATGGCTGGCAATTCTGGCGATCATCACTGCGTCGGTCGGCACCACATTGTCCATGCGCAAGGAGCCGAGCCCGGCGGTCGCCGCAGACTGA
- a CDS encoding ABC transporter ATP-binding protein/permease, translating to MEMNWHQALQESLSWLAIASFTTFVCFAAIATLAARYTRWGRQFWQLAGPYFNVRRSWQPLLVFALLLVLTLFSVRLNVLFSFWYNGFYSALQGLDQAAFWYLLGVFAILATIHVLRSLFNFYVSQAFSIKWRVWLTERLTHDWMQGDAYYRGQFLAEPVDNPDQRIELDVNAFVSNSVTLALGAVSALVSLVAFTGILWGLSAPLAVAGVEIPRAMVFAVYLYVIVATWIAFRLGRPLIRLNFLNEKLTANFRYALMRLRENAENIAFYQGAQVERGTLLGRFGALILNAWALVYRNLKFSGFNLGVSQVAVVFPFILQAPRFFSGAIKLGDVMQTSQAFGQVQDSLSFFRESYDAFAQYRATLDRLTGFLDANEQASALPRITTQDQAHALEISRLQVLRPDGHTLIADLDLDLRAGQALLIKGPSGSGKTTLLRALAGLWPYAEGVVRRPMGHQALFLSQRPYLPLGDLRAVIAYPEAGNPEDAIRMQQVLRQVNLGHLAERLEVNCDWSHILSVGEQQRLAFARVLFNRPQVMFLDESTSAMDEGLEHALYSLLRTEMPTTLLVSVGHRSTLAGFHTHRLEVDGQGGWSLLEQHPALV from the coding sequence ATGGAAATGAACTGGCACCAGGCCCTGCAAGAGAGCCTGAGCTGGCTGGCAATCGCCTCGTTCACCACCTTTGTCTGCTTTGCTGCAATCGCCACGCTGGCCGCCCGCTATACGCGCTGGGGCAGGCAGTTCTGGCAGCTTGCCGGGCCATATTTCAATGTCAGACGCAGCTGGCAACCGCTGTTGGTATTCGCACTGCTACTCGTACTGACGCTGTTCTCGGTACGCCTGAACGTGCTGTTCTCGTTCTGGTACAACGGCTTCTACAGCGCCTTGCAGGGCCTTGACCAAGCTGCCTTCTGGTACCTGCTCGGCGTCTTCGCGATATTGGCCACCATCCACGTACTACGCTCGCTGTTCAATTTTTATGTAAGCCAGGCGTTCAGCATCAAATGGCGGGTCTGGCTGACCGAGCGCCTGACACATGACTGGATGCAAGGTGACGCCTACTACCGTGGCCAGTTCCTCGCCGAGCCGGTAGACAACCCTGACCAGCGTATCGAACTGGACGTCAATGCCTTCGTCAGCAACTCGGTAACCCTGGCGCTTGGCGCGGTCAGTGCGCTGGTGTCGCTGGTGGCCTTCACCGGGATCCTCTGGGGGCTGTCCGCCCCGTTGGCGGTCGCCGGCGTGGAGATCCCGCGGGCGATGGTATTTGCCGTGTACCTGTATGTCATTGTCGCCACCTGGATTGCCTTCCGCCTCGGCCGCCCACTGATTCGCCTGAACTTCCTCAACGAGAAGCTCACCGCCAACTTCCGTTATGCCCTGATGCGCTTGCGCGAGAATGCCGAGAACATTGCTTTCTACCAGGGGGCGCAGGTCGAGCGTGGCACCTTGCTGGGCCGCTTTGGCGCCTTGATCCTGAACGCCTGGGCACTGGTTTACCGAAACCTCAAGTTCAGCGGTTTCAACCTGGGCGTCAGCCAGGTTGCGGTGGTATTTCCGTTCATCCTCCAGGCCCCACGCTTCTTCAGCGGGGCGATCAAGCTGGGCGACGTCATGCAGACCTCCCAGGCCTTCGGTCAGGTGCAGGATTCGTTGTCGTTCTTCCGCGAATCCTATGATGCGTTCGCCCAGTATCGGGCAACCCTCGACCGTCTTACCGGCTTCCTCGATGCCAACGAGCAGGCGAGTGCCTTGCCACGTATTACTACCCAAGACCAGGCGCACGCCCTGGAGATCTCTCGGCTGCAGGTGCTGCGCCCGGACGGGCACACCCTGATAGCCGATCTGGATCTCGACCTGCGTGCCGGCCAGGCCCTGCTGATCAAGGGCCCGTCGGGCAGCGGCAAGACCACGCTGCTACGTGCGCTGGCGGGCCTCTGGCCGTATGCCGAAGGCGTGGTCAGGCGGCCGATGGGCCATCAGGCATTGTTCCTGTCGCAACGGCCTTACCTGCCGCTGGGTGATCTGCGCGCTGTCATTGCCTACCCGGAGGCTGGCAACCCGGAAGACGCAATACGCATGCAGCAGGTGTTGCGCCAGGTCAACCTTGGCCATCTCGCCGAGCGCTTGGAAGTCAATTGCGACTGGTCGCACATTCTCTCGGTTGGCGAACAGCAGCGCCTGGCGTTCGCCCGAGTACTGTTCAATCGGCCCCAGGTGATGTTCCTCGACGAGTCCACATCCGCCATGGACGAAGGTCTCGAGCATGCCTTGTACTCGCTGTTGCGCACGGAAATGCCAACGACCTTGCTGGTCAGCGTCGGCCACCGCAGCACGTTGGCCGGGTTCCATACTCATCGTCTGGAGGTGGATGGGCAGGGTGGTTGGTCGCTATTGGAGCAGCACCCGGCGCTGGTGTAG
- a CDS encoding MFS transporter — protein sequence MHSHEQSRPMGTSKNLLKIPRSVWALGFVSMFMDISSEMIHALLPLYMVTVLGTSVVAVGVIEGIAEATASITKVFSGALSDRLGKRKLLTVLGYGLGALTKPVFPLASGLEWLVAARFVDRVGKGIRGAPRDALVADVTPVELRGAAFGLRQALDTVGAFLGPLLAIALMWFTASHFQTVFWVAVIPAFLAVYILIAFVHEPETPATSRPVRSPLALHALVRLGPAYWRLIGLATLFTLARFSEAFLLLRAQDMGLAPLWAPAVLVLMALAYSLSAYPAGALSDRLGRRAVLMMGLGLLVAADLLLALLPGWAGLALGVAAWGLHLGFSQGIFAAMIADSAPAELRGTAFGLFNLLTGVALLAASVVAGLLWDAAGFHATFLAGAGFAGFTLLGIALLR from the coding sequence ATGCACAGCCACGAGCAAAGCCGCCCGATGGGCACCAGCAAAAACCTGCTGAAGATCCCCCGCAGCGTCTGGGCGTTGGGCTTCGTGTCGATGTTCATGGATATTTCTTCGGAAATGATCCACGCCCTGCTGCCGTTGTACATGGTCACGGTGCTCGGCACCTCGGTGGTAGCAGTAGGTGTGATCGAGGGCATCGCCGAGGCGACCGCCTCGATCACCAAGGTATTTTCTGGCGCCCTGAGCGACCGCTTGGGCAAACGCAAGCTGCTGACAGTGCTGGGCTATGGCCTGGGGGCGCTGACCAAGCCGGTGTTCCCCCTGGCCTCGGGGCTGGAGTGGCTGGTCGCGGCGCGTTTCGTCGACCGGGTCGGCAAAGGTATCCGCGGAGCGCCGCGGGACGCGCTGGTGGCCGATGTCACGCCGGTCGAACTGCGCGGCGCCGCCTTCGGCCTGCGCCAGGCACTCGACACCGTCGGTGCCTTCCTTGGGCCGTTGCTGGCGATCGCCTTGATGTGGTTCACGGCAAGCCATTTCCAGACGGTGTTCTGGGTGGCGGTGATTCCGGCGTTCCTGGCGGTGTATATCCTCATCGCCTTCGTGCATGAGCCCGAAACGCCAGCCACCTCCAGACCGGTGCGTTCGCCGCTGGCACTGCATGCACTGGTCCGCCTGGGGCCAGCCTATTGGCGGTTGATCGGCCTGGCTACGCTGTTCACCCTCGCCCGCTTCAGCGAGGCGTTTTTGCTGCTGCGTGCACAGGACATGGGCCTGGCGCCGTTGTGGGCACCGGCGGTGCTGGTGCTCATGGCCTTGGCCTACTCGCTGTCGGCCTACCCCGCAGGGGCCCTGTCGGACCGCCTGGGGCGCCGGGCCGTATTGATGATGGGGCTGGGCTTGCTGGTCGCCGCCGACCTGCTGCTGGCCTTGCTGCCAGGCTGGGCCGGGCTGGCCCTGGGGGTTGCCGCCTGGGGGCTGCACCTGGGTTTCAGCCAAGGCATTTTTGCCGCCATGATTGCCGACAGCGCCCCCGCCGAGCTGCGCGGTACGGCTTTCGGCCTGTTCAACCTGCTGACCGGGGTGGCGCTGCTGGCGGCCAGCGTGGTGGCTGGGCTGCTGTGGGACGCAGCCGGTTTCCATGCAACCTTCCTGGCCGGGGCAGGGTTTGCCGGCTTCACGCTGCTGGGCATAGCATTGCTGCGCTGA
- a CDS encoding histidine phosphatase family protein — protein MKAVRLTLICHALTQAQKTGRLHHADDGILPLAEQPFADLSGVSVLTAPERRACETAALLSGQVEVEPALADCDLGHWHGLTLKQLQAEQPQALAEWLQSPTSNVHGGESFVALCQRMAAWLAAFDRPGEWLAVTHPLVMRAVLVEGLGCPLSAGQRIDVLPLSRLALSFTGQWRLRLG, from the coding sequence GTGAAAGCCGTACGCCTGACCCTGATCTGCCATGCCCTGACCCAGGCCCAGAAGACCGGGCGTCTGCATCATGCCGACGACGGTATCCTGCCCTTGGCCGAGCAGCCTTTCGCTGACCTTTCCGGGGTATCGGTGCTGACTGCGCCGGAGCGGCGCGCCTGCGAAACGGCGGCATTGTTGTCGGGCCAGGTGGAGGTCGAGCCGGCCCTGGCCGATTGCGACCTGGGGCATTGGCACGGGCTGACACTCAAGCAGCTGCAGGCCGAGCAACCGCAGGCATTGGCCGAATGGCTGCAGAGCCCGACCAGCAATGTGCATGGGGGTGAATCGTTCGTTGCGCTTTGCCAGCGCATGGCCGCCTGGTTGGCGGCTTTCGACAGGCCGGGAGAGTGGCTGGCGGTCACCCACCCGTTGGTCATGCGCGCGGTGCTGGTGGAGGGACTCGGCTGCCCGTTGAGTGCTGGCCAGCGGATCGACGTGTTACCGCTGTCGCGGCTAGCGCTGAGTTTTACCGGGCAGTGGCGCTTGCGCCTGGGGTGA
- a CDS encoding sulfite exporter TauE/SafE family protein → MDVGSFGFTIAGLIVGFIVGMTGVGGGSLMTPILLWFGISPATAVGTDLLYAAVTKASGVWVHARNKNVDWKITGLLSLGSVPAAALTLWFLSTLHTDTSALNAIIKQGLAVVLIITALAILFKSRLQAFASRHAGDHYHLSDRSLNILTVLTGVVLGVMVTLTSIGAGALGTVALFLLYPFLVTRRLVGTEIAHAVPLTLVAGLGHAGMGNMDWSLLGYLLLGSLPGIYLGSHLTGRISDRVLRPCLAAMLLLIGYKLAF, encoded by the coding sequence ATGGATGTAGGTTCTTTCGGTTTCACCATTGCGGGACTGATCGTGGGTTTCATCGTCGGCATGACCGGCGTCGGTGGCGGTTCGCTGATGACCCCGATCCTGTTGTGGTTTGGCATCAGCCCGGCAACGGCCGTCGGTACCGACCTGCTCTATGCTGCCGTGACCAAGGCCAGTGGCGTCTGGGTGCATGCCCGCAACAAGAACGTCGACTGGAAGATCACCGGCCTGCTCAGCCTTGGCAGCGTGCCCGCAGCGGCGCTGACCCTGTGGTTCCTCAGCACCCTGCACACCGACACCTCGGCACTCAACGCCATCATCAAGCAAGGCCTGGCGGTGGTGCTGATCATCACCGCACTGGCCATCCTGTTCAAGTCGCGCCTGCAAGCCTTCGCCAGCCGTCATGCCGGCGACCACTATCACCTCAGCGACCGCAGCCTCAACATCCTCACCGTGCTCACTGGCGTGGTGCTGGGGGTAATGGTCACCCTCACCTCCATCGGTGCCGGCGCCCTGGGTACCGTGGCGCTGTTCCTGCTGTACCCGTTCCTGGTCACGCGCCGTCTGGTCGGTACCGAGATCGCCCATGCCGTGCCGCTGACCCTGGTGGCGGGCCTGGGCCATGCGGGGATGGGCAACATGGACTGGTCGCTGCTGGGTTACCTGTTGCTGGGCTCGCTGCCGGGCATCTACCTGGGCAGCCACCTCACCGGGCGGATTTCCGACCGCGTGTTGCGCCCGTGCCTGGCGGCGATGCTGTTGCTGATCGGCTACAAGCTGGCGTTCTGA
- a CDS encoding XRE family transcriptional regulator, translating into MPAALPLLDRAVVGQRLRQVRKTRQMTLKQLSEASGVPVSTLSKMELAQVSVSYEKLAAAARALNVDIAQLLRAGGTVTAPVPVTVVVDSLPAAAGYATGTYDYHPIAGDFPERRMTPAYARIIARERGQFDDFIRHPGQEFALVLRGRVRIEFETGEAVSIGPQETAYFDSQVGHIYLSESDDGGDAHVMVVMTDR; encoded by the coding sequence ATGCCCGCTGCCCTACCCCTGCTGGACCGCGCCGTAGTCGGTCAGCGCCTGCGCCAGGTGCGCAAGACACGCCAGATGACCCTGAAGCAATTGTCCGAGGCCAGTGGTGTGCCTGTGTCCACCTTGTCGAAGATGGAACTGGCCCAAGTTTCGGTGAGCTACGAAAAACTCGCCGCCGCGGCCCGGGCGCTGAACGTCGACATCGCCCAACTGTTGCGTGCCGGTGGCACGGTCACGGCGCCGGTACCGGTGACCGTAGTGGTCGATTCGCTGCCGGCGGCGGCGGGCTACGCGACCGGCACCTATGATTATCACCCGATCGCCGGCGACTTCCCCGAGCGCCGCATGACGCCGGCCTACGCGCGTATCATCGCGCGCGAGCGCGGCCAGTTCGACGACTTCATCCGTCACCCCGGGCAAGAGTTCGCACTGGTACTGCGCGGGCGCGTGCGCATTGAATTCGAAACCGGCGAAGCAGTGAGCATCGGGCCACAGGAGACCGCGTATTTCGACAGCCAGGTAGGGCATATCTACTTGTCGGAGAGTGACGACGGCGGCGATGCGCACGTGATGGTAGTGATGACCGATCGCTGA
- a CDS encoding FAD-dependent oxidoreductase, with amino-acid sequence MTPIYDTLIIGAGIAGASLGYRLAGQQKVLLIEREAQPGYHSTGRSAAMFMEAYGTPQIQALTRASRAFYEAPPPGFCEHPLLEARGCLYVASLEQRGLLEQAHAQNLANGTEVSLLDRDAALALVPCLRGEKLAGAVLEPGAMDLDVHALHQGFLRGYRVAGGELRCNAELIHARYLDQLWQVALGDGSHVQARQLINAAGAWADRVAEQCGVARIGLQPCRRSAFTFPGPADHDFARWPAVIGVDESFYFKPDAGQLLGSPANADPVEPQDAAPEELDVALGIFNIEAMTTLAIRRPRHTWAGLRSFVADGDLVIGFDAHAPAFFWLAAQGGYGIQSAAGASRLAADLLLGQPLCAELVSQGVAPERLSPARFQQP; translated from the coding sequence ATGACCCCTATCTACGACACCCTGATCATTGGTGCCGGCATCGCCGGAGCATCGCTGGGCTATCGCCTGGCGGGTCAGCAAAAAGTGCTGCTGATCGAGCGTGAAGCCCAGCCTGGCTACCATTCAACCGGGCGTTCGGCAGCGATGTTCATGGAGGCTTACGGAACCCCGCAGATCCAGGCATTGACCCGCGCCAGTCGGGCCTTTTACGAAGCGCCACCGCCTGGCTTCTGCGAGCACCCGCTGCTGGAGGCGCGCGGTTGCCTGTACGTGGCCAGCCTGGAACAGCGCGGGCTGCTCGAGCAGGCCCATGCGCAAAACTTGGCTAACGGCACCGAAGTCAGCCTGCTGGACCGCGACGCCGCCTTAGCCCTGGTGCCTTGCCTGCGGGGCGAAAAGCTGGCCGGCGCGGTGCTGGAACCAGGGGCCATGGATCTGGACGTGCATGCCCTGCATCAAGGGTTCCTGCGTGGCTATCGGGTGGCCGGCGGTGAGTTGCGCTGCAACGCCGAGCTGATCCACGCCCGCTACCTGGACCAGCTGTGGCAGGTTGCCCTGGGTGATGGTAGCCATGTGCAGGCGCGGCAGTTGATCAATGCAGCAGGGGCCTGGGCCGACCGCGTGGCCGAGCAGTGCGGCGTGGCGCGTATCGGCCTGCAACCGTGCCGGCGCAGCGCCTTCACCTTCCCCGGCCCGGCAGACCATGACTTTGCCCGCTGGCCGGCGGTGATTGGCGTCGACGAGAGCTTCTACTTCAAGCCCGACGCCGGTCAACTGCTGGGTTCGCCAGCCAATGCCGACCCGGTCGAACCCCAGGACGCCGCCCCAGAAGAACTCGATGTGGCGTTGGGTATCTTCAACATCGAAGCCATGACCACCCTGGCGATCCGTCGGCCAAGACACACCTGGGCTGGCCTGCGCTCGTTCGTCGCCGACGGTGACCTGGTGATCGGTTTCGATGCGCACGCGCCAGCGTTTTTCTGGTTGGCGGCACAAGGTGGCTATGGCATCCAGTCGGCGGCAGGGGCCTCGCGTCTGGCCGCCGACCTGCTGCTCGGCCAACCGCTGTGCGCCGAACTTGTCAGCCAGGGCGTGGCGCCCGAGCGCCTGTCCCCGGCCCGTTTCCAGCAACCCTGA
- a CDS encoding RidA family protein, translated as MSNEIERFPSSLPFPFSRAVKAGGFLFLSGQVPMNAAGEVLRGDIQTQTRAACERIGESLAACGARFDQVVKATVWLSDMSHFAGFNEVYKEFFGAALPVRSTVASALALGVDVEIEVQAFVGES; from the coding sequence ATGAGCAACGAGATCGAGCGTTTCCCCAGCAGCCTGCCATTCCCGTTTTCCCGTGCGGTGAAGGCTGGCGGCTTTCTTTTCCTCTCCGGCCAGGTGCCGATGAACGCAGCTGGCGAAGTGCTGCGTGGCGACATCCAGACGCAGACCCGTGCGGCCTGCGAGCGTATCGGCGAAAGCCTGGCGGCCTGCGGCGCGCGTTTCGACCAGGTGGTGAAGGCCACGGTGTGGCTGTCGGACATGAGCCACTTCGCCGGTTTCAACGAGGTATACAAGGAATTCTTCGGTGCGGCGCTGCCGGTACGTTCGACCGTGGCCTCGGCGTTGGCGCTGGGGGTGGATGTGGAAATCGAAGTGCAGGCGTTCGTCGGCGAGTCCTGA